In Neovison vison isolate M4711 chromosome 11, ASM_NN_V1, whole genome shotgun sequence, one genomic interval encodes:
- the ZNF703 gene encoding zinc finger protein 703 translates to MSDSPAGSNPRTPESSGSGGGGKRPAVPAAVSLLPPADPLRQANRLPIRVLKMLSAHTGHLLHPEYLQPLSSTPVSPIELDAKKSPLALLAQTCSQIGKPDPPPSSKLNSVAAAANGLGAEKDPGRTATGTASASAALKQLGDSPAEDKSSFKPYSKGTGGADSRKDSGSSSVSSTSSSSSLSPGDKAGFRVPSAACTPFPPHGAPVSASSSSSSPGGSRGGSPHHSDCKNGGGGGGGELDKKDQEPKPSPEAAAVSRGSGGEPSAHGGGAEAGASGRKSEPPSALVGAGHVAPVSPYKPGHSVFPLPPSSIGYHGSIVGAYAGYPSQFVPGLDPSKSGLVGGQLSGGLGLPPGKPPSSSPLTGASPPSFLQGLCRDPYCLGGYHSASHLGGSSCSTCSAHDPAGPSLKAGGYPLVYPGHPLQPAALSSSAAQAALPGHPLYTYGFMLQNEPLPHSCNWVAASGPCDKRFATSEELLSHLRTHTALPGAEKLLAAYPGASGLGSAAAAAAAAASCHLHLPPPTAPGSPGSLSLRSPHTLGLSRYHPYGKSHLSTAGGLAVPSLPTAGPYYSPYALYGQRLASASALGYQ, encoded by the exons ATGAGCGATTCGCCCGCTGGATCTAACCCAAGGACACCCGAaagcagcggcagcggcggcggcgggaagAGGCCGGCGGTGCCGGCGGCGGTGTCCCTCTTGCCCCCGGCGGACCCCCTGCGCCAGGCGAACCGGCTCCCTATCAGGGTCCTGAAGATGCTGAGCGCTCACACCGGCCACCTCCTGCACCCGGAGTACCTGCAGCCGCTGTCCTCCACTCCCGTCAGCCCCATTGAG CTGGACGCCAAGAAGAGTCCATTGGCGCTGCTGGCCCAGACTTGCTCGCAGATCGGCAAGCCGGACCCACCGCCCTCGTCCAAGCTCAACTCGGTAGCAGCGGCGGCCAACGGGCTGGGAGCCGAAAAGGACCCTGGCCGCACCGCGACGGGAACTGCCTCCGCGTCTGCGGCCCTCAAGCAGCTGGGGGACTCCCCTGCAGAGGACAAGTCCAGCTTCAAGCCCTACTCCAAGGGCACCGGCGGCGCCGACTCTCGTAAAGACAGCGGATCCTCCTCCGTGTCCTCCACCTCTTCCTCATCCTCCCTGTCTCCGGGAGACAAGGCGGGCTTCAGGGTCCCCAGCGCCGCCTGCACGCCCTTTCCCCCGCATGGAGCGCCGGTCTCTGCGTCGTCGTCGTCATCCTCGCCTGGTGGCTCCCGGGGCGGCTCCCCGCACCACTCTGACTGCAAGAACGGCGGTGGGGGTGGCGGCGGGGAGCTGGACAAGAAAGACCAGGAGCCCAAGCCCAGCCCGGAGGCTGCGGCGGTGAGCCGCGGCAGCGGTGGGGAGCCCAGCGCCCACGGGGGTGGCGCGGAGGCTGGGGCCTCCGGGCGCAAGTCCGAGCCGCCCTCGGCGCTGGTGGGGGCCGGCCACGTGGCGCCGGTGTCCCCCTACAAACCGGGCCACTCCGTGTTCCCGCTGCCACCCTCCAGCATCGGCTACCACGGCTCCATCGTGGGCGCTTACGCCGGCTACCCGTCCCAGTTCGTGCCTGGCCTGGATCCTAGCAAGTCCGGCCTCGTGGGAGGCCAGCTGTCGGGGGGCCTGGGCCTGCCACCGGGCAAGCCCCCCAGCTCCAGCCCGCTCACCGGGGCCTCCCCGCCCTCGTTTCTGCAGGGATTATGCCGCGACCCCTACTGCCTGGGAGGTTACCACAGCGCCTCGCACCTCGGCGGCTCCAGCTGCTCCACTTGCAGCGCGCATGACCCCGCAGGGCCCAGCCTGAAGGCGGGGGGGTACCCGCTGGTATACCCCGGGCACCCGCTGCAGCCCGCTGCGCTCTCATCCAGCGCCGCCCAGGCCGCTCTTCCCGGCCACCCGCTCTACACCTACGGCTTCATGCTGCAGAACGAACCGCTGCCGCACAGCTGCAACTGGGTGGCGGCCAGCGGGCCGTGTGACAAGCGCTTCGCCACCTCGGAGGAGCTGCTCAGCCACCTACGGACTCACACGGCCCTGCCGGGCGCGGAGAAACTTCTGGCCGCCTACCCCGGGGCTTCGGGCCTGGGAagcgccgccgcagccgccgcagcgGCAGCCTCCTGCCACCTGCACCTCCCCCCGCCCACCGCCCCGGGAAGCCCCGGGTCGCTGTCATTGCGGAGTCCACACACTTTGGGGCTAAGCCGGTACCACCCCTATGGCAAGAGCCACTTATCCACAGCCGGGGGCCTGGCcgtgccctccctccccacagccgGACCCTACTACTCACCATATGCGCTGTACGGACAGAGACTAGCCTCAGCCTCCGCACTGGGATACCAGTAA